The Amblyomma americanum isolate KBUSLIRL-KWMA chromosome 2, ASM5285725v1, whole genome shotgun sequence genome contains the following window.
gatgcaatagaaagggttcgagagccgagctgtattctcacagccgccaCCTCAATGTTATCCGTGCagagatcggcaacgcttagagaaacatgtggaatttcccttcttatgtaaagcgcagcccttcctgcaggaaatgactttatgctgcagtttttataggcgacatatccagtcaaacatctcccgcttggcaggccagcttctgacagggccaatactggaacacaagtctctttcaagaacagttttagttcagctaaccgacttaatatcccagcgcagttccacagCAATATAAAcagcacttttcggtgcatatgagatccacgaagtttagccccatccatattagatcgaaaaggaagttcgctgcgaggGTTGTAAAtaagggactcaaaagaaagcaccagctgtaggaagttcttcaggttaacAGGCGCCAttgctggaacatgtgaacgcggggccccaaacaaaacatgaagaaggtcaaaCATACCTTGAATTTCAAACTCCTTATTTTGCGCAGCACACTCACTTACAACagcgacaaaagatgccgacggggacacactcttggccacagtagctggtttttttgtcacttgtgcatatgagggtcccccttgccgtggagtctgcctgtgatccggccgctcaggaacatggatactttttgctggaggtcgaacagccgactcgcgcgcactggaccttggcgtcttgctggactcaagtctcttagggacattgctGGGTAACGCAAGAACATCAGACtctaacactgggaactcgtctaatcctgggacaggcatctcagtcggttgggttttgggaccagcaataaaggatatccgacggtgcagagcgctcacacggaaggggcagcctccgaaactcgctggatgatcaccaccgcaattggcgcaagccaaatcggccttgcaggttttaaagtcatggtcgcctccgcaccgcttatcgcgtcgatcctttgtgcaatctttggccacgtgcccaaaccgttggcatctaaaacaccgtggaggagcttcagtgaaatcagcagctgcgtgttttgtgaatcccagatcaattttttcggggagctctgagttgggagcgaatgtcaagacgacagagttggtaggtttcgcagcccattcttttcctggagactccacacgacgcacaagtcgtttcacgtgcagcacaccttgtggtttcagataatcaagcaggtcgcgttctgaataccactttggtacatcCTTAATAacgcaggtgttcttcatgtaggaaaggggcaaccgcacgttaactttgatgccaaaaatctgagagctctgcaggagcttgtcaacctgcttttcggtcgagacatccagctgaggacccccgtgcatggtgaaccgacttcgaatcggagctgatcccagcagtgattgaatggccgcgaaaagtaagatgggattcttctctcttaaatcaacccccttttctgcaggctcaaccactaccgggatccctaccatTCGTTGCCTACGATGACTCACCatcttgaagccctcgttgtccacgtcagccatatcggccactgactcgtcaccgtccacgatcgttgactcatccccactaagcgatgaggtctcactggacgggtggtcgtctccatgttctggtcgctccacagcctaggaagccatggccgcctgttccgagccagcctcctttgattggcgtgatccctttaggcttgccgtcgccggagcagccgtactcttccaatagggacagtaccgccttgaagatgctgccatcttagaatattcaaataaaactaggtaaattaggcaaaattaggtgAACAAACAGAGTTGAGGCGACAGGAGATCGAACAGCcgtaatcttgccttcgcattacatgccctgcccaagcccatttcttcctgtctatttcgactaggatgtcataaacaggcgtttgttccctcacccactctgtctgcttcctgtctcttaacggcataccaatcatttttctttccatggctagctgcgtagtccttaactttacctgaaccctttttgttagcctccccGCTTCTGCCAAATTGGTAAATACAGGTAAggcacagctgttgtacacttttctctagagggatattagtaaactgccattcatgatctgagagaaccggccataTGCTCTCCGCCCCAATCTTATTCTTCTCGTTATTTCCCtctaatgatccggatcagcggtcgcgGCCGGACCCTAAGTAGACGTTTTCCCTTACCACTTCCCGCACCTCACTAGCAACTGTTAAACATTGCTTTGGGTTTCTGCACGTTAATTATGCGACCTACaattctgctctgcttgtctaacgCGGTGATTTTGCTTTGCTGCTCATCATACAGTCTTAGGCCCGCTCGATATCACTCATACAAATCTCGCACAAATTAAGGATTGCGAACATTAACGCACATAATACCGCATACATTAAACACCTACTCTAACCTAACTGATCCAGCTGTCACTTCAAAACATTCTTGACGCCAGATACAGAAAAACTATTTAAGAATATTTTTGTAATAGATAACGTGGCTTCTTTTTGATCTCATAAACATCCGGTCCTAGTTGTTTCATTCCTCCTAAATTGTGATGCGTGCTTGATTTTTTGATGTGTTATTTCTTCCGCTGTAATCTTTATTCTCTTAAGTATTTAAATGTGGATGAGTTCCAAGTgctacttcatttttttttacttccatggGGAGGGTAGGCCTTCGTCGGGTGTTGTAAGGCGCCTTTAGCTTGCTCTCTCCCGATTTTCAGTCTGTGTACTGGCAAAACGAAATCGATAATAAAATCAATCCGGATGTGCTACATCGCTGACCATAAAAAGCACTTTTCTGACTcagaaagcttatttttaaatATCGCAGAAAATATTACGTGAAACATCCAGTATATACCTCTACATTATATTacagtgtgtgtgcgcgtgtgtgtgtctctgtgtgtgtgctgtgtgcgtgtgtctgtgcgtgcgtgcgtgtctgtgtgtgtgtgtctatgcgtgtgcgtgcgtgcgcgtgcgtgcgtgcgcgtgcgtgcgtgcgtgtgtgcgtgtgtgcgtgtgtacgtgtgcgtgcgtgtgtgtgcgtgtgtgtgcgtgtgcgtgtgcgtgtgtgtgtgtgtgtgtgtgcgcgcgcgcgcgcgcacgcacgctggGGGTTGCAGCTAATTTtagccaaggtttaaaaataGTGCTGCGAATGtgacaaagaaaaaggaatcaCGTTTGTGCTGGTGGGAAAACTGAAAGTAACACCTCCACCTGGTCCCATTAAATGCTGAAATGAGCGGAGACGTTGGCTCACGGTAGCGGTATGCAGGCTGAAACGCAAAGGAGCTTTCTTACTTGTTGACTCGCACGTGTTTCGCGTCTGGCGTCTTTGCTCCCCGGTGCCATTGTTTTCTTATGTAGTTCGTAATTTCCCTAGGGTACGACAGACAGAGCACCCTACTGGTGACAtggagaaatgaaaattggtttgtgagttaaagaaatggcgcagtaactgtctcacatgtatcggtggacacccgaaccgcgcagtaagagaaaggataaaggagggagagaaagaagaaaggaagaaggaggtgtcgtagtggatgttccagaacaatttcgaccacttgaggatctttaatgtgcgctgacatcgcacagcacacgagcgccttttgtgtttcgcctccatcggaacgcggtaGAAGCCCGGAACTCCGGCTCGGTAGccgcgcgccataaccactgagccaccgcggcgggccgacGCCATATCACTACTTCGAACCGCCGCTCCCACTCTATTGAATATTCGCCGAAAATTAAACACAGTTACACCGTTTCAATGACGTTTTTTTCCCTATGGAGCTGTCTGACCAATCAGAGGCACCTCTTGCATAGACCGGAAACACGGGTGGAAACCGGAGCTAGCCCACCGACCGAGTCAACCGTCACTAATGCTCTCCGTTGCGCCGCGTGCGGCGGCGTCTGGTGGCAATGCACGCGTACGACATAAATAGACTTCATAGGTGCAAAATAATCTGCGTGAAGTTATCGAGAGCTGCTGCAGACACCCGCATACATCGGCAACGCCAGCGTGTGAACTTGGGTGCGTTGTGTGCTGGCGTGAAGTTTAAGCTTTGAATGATCCTCCAAAGCACGCAAGCTGCAGCCGCTCTATAACGTATTTCAGTCAGCACAACTGCGCCTCATGAAAGGGCGCACCATGCTGTCCATTCCCGCGTGCTTGTCGCCTAACAGCGCAGTAAGTGCGACTGCAGAGAACACTTGTGATTCGCTCTATGTGATCGTTGCGATTTCCATGTTCGTGAATTGCCTTGTGTTGTAAGCTGAAAAGAATCGGGGTACGTTCCGCCCAACTGTTGTCGGCCGCCTGGCGGCCACAGCTGCGAGCAGCGAATGCAAGCATAATCTTGACGAACACACATTACTTGGCTGAAAGCGTTTTGCACGGAAGCCTGCGTACCATTAATACCACTTCGCTACATTTCGCATCTGTATGCGACAGCTTCACCGTACAGAACGAATACTTGAGAAGTGGCTCCTCATGTATTGCATGCATGATGACTCTCGTGTAGAATGTTTCTTCTTTACTGAGCCAGATAGGAGGGGATGCTGCATGCAGGTGGTATTTCTAATTCGTTTTTCTGCATACCTCGAAATATACCTGCCTTTCCACCGCGCAAGAAATATCCAACGATCGCATCGCTCTTCACGCGTTGACTACGTGCATGCATGCTTGTGTCTCCATTACTGCGTACAAAGGAAAAACCACTTTGCAATTTAAGTTCATTTCCAGCCTGCACAAAGTAGCTGACTCGACTACTGAAGTGAAAAATAAACCACTTCACCGGCCGCCTAACAAGCCCAAAAGAGCCCGAATGCCGTTGAGAGCTCGCGGTTCTGCACTTGTTGCCTTGAACTGCCACACACTGCCTGGGTGTGCAAAAGTCGAAGCAAAAGCATCACTGCCTGTTGTTGCATttagcttttaaagcgaaagctttactagccacGTCAAGACAAGGTCATATTTGCTCtacatttgaccttcaagtggaggtGTGTAAGCCACGTGcccacgtgactcgccgttcgCTTGAAAGGGAGACGGTGCCGCTCTAGCATGCATACAACCTGCCGCCTCGCGGCTTCTCGCCCTGGATGAAGCGATGAGGGCTGAGTCTGATCATGCGGCTGGCGTTGCCAAGCATGCTCAGTGTTTAACTAGAGGTGGGGAACATAAACGTGCCAAGCTAGCGGCACAGACCGACGAAGAACGGGAGCGTCGACCGACTCAACGGCGGTTGAAGGACGCCGATAGGCGGCAGCGAAGAGCTTTGGAGGCAGTCCTTCTGCCACGACTTAAGCTTCGGTGACGAACGAAGAGAACAAAGGTACTAACCTGCCAGCAACACAACATAACCACCCATAACAAAACTTTCGCTTGCATTACCGGGCTTAGCCGATATAAGACACAGCAATTTTTTATCGGTCGTCTGTTTTGCGCTCTTTCTAATTAAGACTCTCCGCATTTCTTGGCTGTATGCTGGCAGCGCTACTATTCTCGTAATGCCATTAAGCATTACGAGtcccaaggccaaagcgctcatgtgatcaaacactcgcaacacgcgtgtcgaaaTTTCCTGACAGCCCGAGTTCCCAAGCACGcagtcggctcatgggcactacacccctcaccaAGTACCATCAAATCACCTGAACCCCCGGCCACAAGggactggagggaaatgagagggcacatgctctatctagctcgaggcatcatcaacAGAGCGCGGCCACAAACCCTGCTCGCTTTTATCCCTCTACCTtctaggtataacgaacgcctcgagtttcagcgtcttcgaAGGAGACACTTCCCTAcacctcataggaaattagacgccccagatgccgtctcttgACGGCAGATACAGaagaacacatttccaaacctccatagactacatctcataaACCCAACATTACACCTGTCCCAGGTGCCATtcccgccctacactcttccacatttcgtgaagatgtggggccaaaccaaacactctacagacggaaaacacgtcttttgagcggtgggaggcgctgctgaccagcgataacctgggggaccaacgggccctcatacaaaACGTCCGCCGTGCAgcttgttagatgcgggcccctggttcgcctgtgccgtctctcgccaaggtcggtgtccccgggttccggatcgggagactgctgtagtggggttgacgaagagatgagagggtcttcgaggtgaaggagagactgaagggtttatttacatttatacaaagattgaaagagtgaatcgggagctggcgaacacacaccagatcgctgcttaaatagggtccgctgtccccaggtccctagttggggaatctagttcattaaaaatgcgtcgaatcactgtgatgtagatcacgtgtccagtcttccgggtccgcccccagccacacactcttgccacttctggcagattggggtccgcgctgtccaggcttcagtgatgaatagcccgaagggggtcccactgagagcgtcgaaggtcagtcacctgcacttcacagcggtagcgtgggggcgaatggatcccaccgcagttcgcagaagctttcacgtagagcgtgggaaagcacagtccaagtcgaagttgttttcgaagcacgaagattccagagacgttggcatagttaaacccggccgcatttgtcacggctgatttgcagttccgccgctcgccggctcccccgccgtcccctccgggagaaaaatctcccgggtgggtccggtgttgagaacaaaagacgagttcaccaaagcctttctcaaacagcagggggggggggggggggaaggacccttgtagacgccaccacctgcactcgtagcgctgcaaccacatcgacggccctttgaagcctcggtagattgatgattcccagtggctttaatattcttggcatgttggcgtctccaaacgtaacagctcctccgcggccaggacaatctcgatcggccagtggtcacaatcactggtcgaggagagatgacttgagttgtagcgtgggaggcccttcttcatcttgtctgcaagcacagagtagagtcctaaacctcggacaacggaggcattagtcgaaatcagccactcaacatggcgccactccccaggcagtgcacgaaattcacccgagagccgccaggctgttttgcaatactactgcattgtcaatgtaaacgtaagcacaaaattttgtagctgacagcagtaatctcggctactaagaacagcttccatgtctgccaaattcgctgccaaagcccgattcgccgaacacggcttgaagagaggtggcaaatttggaagcaaaaaaaaaaggataataggacaccacgccaaaacaaagctaactagcacctaaaaaaaatacgaaaaggcaccgaattgccaccgaacggatacctcaattatgggaataacctgctcaatccgtcggcattgccatgacatttgccccttttgtatcgcacagaaaagttatattgctggagggctagactccatcgaagcaagcggccattcttgggcgacatttgacgcagccatgtaagcggacaatgatctgtctcgaaagtaaatttcgccccgtaaacataacaggctagcttctgtgcggcccaaaccagacaagcgcattccttttccgaagcgctgtaggcttcttcccttacggttaacttcctgctggcataaaggatagggtgctcctcattgtcgtctccgacttggcttaatacgacccccataccccggtcgctggcgtcacactggaccacgaattccttgctgtagtccggcgcgcgtaacacgggccgcgaaaccagcacgctcttcaagctctgaaacgaaatttcttttgctgcgtcccagataacgctattcggcttttctttgcgaagcgcatcggtcaaaggacttgctagctgtgaatttttgggtatgtacctttggtagtaccccaccagaccgagaaatgaccgtacatccgtcttagttcggggctgcgggaattcagcgataggggctatcttgaggtctgacggtctcctcgtccctctaccgacaacatgaccaagataggtgacatgcgagcagccaaaactacatttttcggccttaatggttagcccagcgtccctcaaactcgtcagtaccctcctgagatgggaaacatggtcttcccaagagttagaaaaaatggccacatcgtcaaggtaaggcagcgcgaaatcctgcatgtccttgaggatgatgtccattagctttgaaaagctaaaaggtgcattctttagcccaaaactgagcaccaaaggtcggaatacccccatgggagaaataaatgctgcataccgACTCGCGCTTTCCGAGAGGGGGACTTGCCAGTACCCTCTCACCAGGTCAAGGGTGGAGATGTACTGTGCCGCGCTAACTGTCTCGATCCTTTCTTCGATGTTCGGTATCGGGTACAGCTGGTCCTTTGTTATGGTATTCAGCTtcctgtagtccacgcaaggtcgcggatctttgcctggtgcctccacgagtatcagcggggaggtgtagtcgctctctgctggctctatcacgccaagttccagcatgtgctttatctccgcctcaattatttctttctgccttggagaaactctgtaggcttttgatcttactggatcggtcgaagttagctctatctcatgcgtgatgagatttgtcttccccggccggtcgctaaaactctcccggaattcgcacagcagttgcctcaattcttggagttgcttttgttctagatccatggtgctcgcggatcgggacacgatttcctctatgctgttggtagcattttctttcatgctgccttTCCACTCAGGGTTTTCGGTTTGTAGCTCTTCGGGGATATTTACGGCCATGTTTACAACCCCGCTCCTTTCTACATAGGGCTTCATTAAATTGCAGTGATAGATCTTTATCTGCTGTCCTCTCCCTGGCATTTTCAAAGTGTAGTTGGTTTCTGAAATCTGATCCAAAACTTCCACTGGCccgtcccagtgaacttccatctTATTTTTGCGTGCGGACCTGAGAATAAGCACACGATCCCCCGTCTTGAAGGTTCTCAGTCTAGCATTCTTGTCGTAGTACTTCTTCGCCGTGTCCTGAGCTGTTTTGAGATTTCGATCCACTAGTTCTCGTGTGGCACTCAGCCGGTTTAGTAACTGCAACACATACTCCACTACTGACTGACTCTCTCCTGTCCCCTCCCACATTTCTCTAAGCATCCTAAGCGGGGAACGAAGAGCCCTTCCGTACACTAGTTCTGCAGGAGTGaagcccgtcgcttcgtgcggtactGTTCTCAGGGCGAACAGCGTTGCCGGGAGGCAACTTTCCCAATCGTCTTTGTGCTCATAGCAGGAAGCACGTAGCACTCTTTTGAGCACTGAGTGCCACTTCTCGACGCTGTTCGATTGAGGGTGGTAAACGGAGCTATGAATCAACCTCACCCCACACCTCTGTAAGAACGTGGTTGTGAGTGCGCTCGTGAAAACTGTCCCCTGATCAGCCTGAATTTCTGCCGGAAAGCCAATTCGAGCGAAAACGGACAGGAGACCGTCCACTATCTCCGCCGAGCTAAGCTCCTTTAGCGGCACCGCCTCCGGGAACTTGGTAGTAGGGCATATCATAGTGAGTACGTACTTATAGCCTGACTTAGTTCTGGGTAGTGGCCCGACGGTGTCAATGACCAGACGTCGAAAAGGCTCCGAGATAAGCGGCACCAGCTTTAGCGGGGCCTTCCAtctttctcctggttttccggtgcgctgacacgcgtcgcatgactgcacgtagcgttcagcatctcggaaacatcccggccagtagtattccccaagcagcctttccttcgttttgtttacacctaagtgccctgaccaactgtttccgtgacagaggcctaaaaggtcagagcggtacttttcaggcacgaccagctgatcaagcgTCTTCCCCTTTTTGTCCCTGTAATGGCGATACAGCAATCCGCCTTTGTGGTGCAATGTCACGTTACGCCTAGCAATACCCTCCTTGGCTATGAAGTGTAACTTTGACAAGCTAGGGTCTCTTTCCTGTTCTGTGATTAAGGAGTCTCTGTCAACGCGCAACAAGCGATCCATGCACAGGGAGGTGGGCAATAACATGGAGTCTGGACTGCACGCTTCTTGTAGGCTGGCATCGATGGGGCTACCTTCGGTAAcaggttcctgctgctgttcatgtgctcgaactgcattttctttgcttggttCCGCAATCTCGGGAATTCCCTCCCTCTCACCAGTTGCCTCTGATTCCTGGCTGTACCTAAGCTTGGAAGCAAGCTCGCGTGATTTGGACCTAGTCAGGGCTTTCACTGTCCCCTCAGCCAGCTTCTGACCTCGATCGCAAAGCAGCTGATTTGACTTATTGGAGAATAGATACGGGTACTGCAATGAAACAGCCGACGAGACGGCGGCTTCTGTCGCTAGCTCGCCGAACGGGCCGGAAATCACCACCCTTGCCATAGGGAGGCACACACTCTGATTTTCTAGTACCTGTCTTATCCATGCTACTTCCCCAGTAAAGTCTTCCTCCTTGACATATGAGGGGTGAACAATGTCCATTGTTGCCCCGCTGTCCCGAAGGACCCTGCACAATTTTCCATTTACTTGGAGTTCGTGAATATATGGACGCAGAAGTTCCAAATTCTCATCACTGTCGTTGGCATATGAGAAAGCTAATCGCGTCTTCGTACACTTTGCTGCAATATGTCCAGTTTCCTGACAGTTGAAACAACGGAACGGcttcctggcctcgaactccttcGTCAATGCTTTCTGAGCTCCGGCCTGCTTGGCACGATCCTCAGTTTTTTCTGGGGCCTGTTTAGTGCCCTCAACTGTCTCGCGATTCCTAAATTGCGATCGATTTTTGGGAATGAAACGCTTCCTTAAACCGAACGCTTTCTTTTCAGACTCGCTTGACTCGGAACTCAGCTTTCTCCGTGTTGCATATTCGTCCGCTAGTTCTGCAGCTTTCTCCACTGTGCTCACATTTTCTCTGTCTTGCACCCATAACTTAACGGCCTCAGGGATACTGTTATAGAACTGCTCGAGGCCTACACATTCGACAACCTTATCTTTGGTGCCATATGCCTCCGCGCCCTTCAACCACTCTGTAAGGTTGGCCTTCAAACTGAATGCGAATTCTGCATAGCTCTCGCTGCTTCTCTTGCTGGCACCTCTGAACCGCTGTCGGAATTCTTCTGCCGAAAGTCGGTACTTTCTTAGCAAACTCGCTttcaccttctcgtagtcatcggcATCTTTCGCGTCAAGCCTCGCGACTATAGTGGCCGCCTCACAGGGTAACACCATTAGTAGCTTTTGTGGCCAGGTCTCCTTAGCGTAACCCCGTTTCTCACACGTCCTCTCGAAATTCACGAGGTAATAACCAAGATCCTCGCCAATCTTATACGGCTGCATCAATCGGTCCATAGGAAACGATTCGGCCTGACTCACTCTCTCTGGAGTCATGCCTCTCGAACTCTCACATTCCAGTTTCTTTTGGTCAttcgcaagctgcaaccttctgagctcccgttcctctcgctcggccgctagccgttgtCGCTCAGTTTCCTCTCTCTTTTGCTCCCGctcatcttcctctttctttcgctcatcttcctttttctttcgctccgctttgaggagttcccacgtatcgctaACTGTTTCTTCATTGGCCGTTTCCAAGAGCAATGTGCAAATGTGTGACTTTTTCATCTTCTCCtctacatctacacccaactcttcacacaatgacagcaaatctgaccttagcaacttcattagatccatgtttacTGTTCCGAGCCTTGAACTTTGCTgcacaactgttgacgtgagctacacacacttgtctcactgaacaacttccctcgattcccagcagttcaatgtattaacccaaacaattgaagcctggcgaatctcaagcaaagttcaagcactcacccacggaagcaacaccacgccgcatggtcgatccaaccgctgccaaccagttgttaggagtggggctccgaccccatagcaggccaccggtgttgggggattgcgcttcgatcccaccgctgccaccagttgttagatgcgggcccctggttcgcctgtgccgtctctcgccaaggtcggtgtccccgggttccggatcgggagactgctgtagtggggttgacgaagagatgagagggtcttcgaggtgaaggagagactgaagggtttatttacatttatacaaagattgaaagagtgaatcgggagctggtgaacacacgccagatcgctgcttaaatagggtccgctgtccccaggtccctagttggggaatctagttcattaaaaatgcgtcgaatcactgtgatgtagatcacgtgtccagtcttccgggtccgcccccagccacacactcttgccacttctggcagattggggtccgcgctgtccaggcttcagtgatgaatagcccgaagggggtcccactgagagcgtcgaaggtcagtcacctgcacttcacagcggtagcgtgggggcgaatggatcccaccgcagttcgcagaagctttcacgtagagcgtgggaaagcacagtccaagtcgaagttgttttcgaagcacgaagattccagagacgttggcttagttaaacccggccgcatttgtcacggctgatttgcagttccgccgctcgccggctcccccgccgtcccctccgggagaaaaatctcccgggtgggtccggtgttgagaacaaaagacgagttcaccaaagcctttctcaaacagcaggggggggggggggggggggggggaaggacccttgtagacgccaccacctgcactcgtagcgctgcaaccacatcgacggccctttgaagcctcggtagattgatgattcccagtggctttaatattcttggcatgttggcgtctccaaacgtaacaagctcaagccagtggagccctggaatgaggacaCCACCCATAAGCTCGCTCAACTCCCCTT
Protein-coding sequences here:
- the LOC144120140 gene encoding uncharacterized protein LOC144120140, whose translation is MDLMKLLRSDLLSLCEELGVDVEEKMKKSHICTLLLETANEETVSDTWELLKAERKKKEDERKKEEDEREQKREETERQRLAAEREERELRRLQLANDQKKLECESSRGMTPERVSQAESFPMDRLMQPYKIGEDLGYYLVNFERTCEKRGYAKETWPQKLLMVLPCEAATIVARLDAKDADDYEKVKASLLRKYRLSAEEFRQRFRGASKRSSESYAEFAFSLKANLTEWLKGAEAYGTKDKVVECVGLEQFYNSIPEAVKLWVQDRENVSTVEKAAELADEYATRRKLSSESSESEKKAFGLRKRFIPKNRSQFRNRETVEGTKQAPEKTEDRAKQAGAQKALTKEFEARKPFRCFNCQETGHIAAKCTKTRLAFSYANDSDENLELLRPYIHELQVNGKLCRVLRDSGATMDIVHPSYVKEEDFTGEVAWIRQVLENQSVCLPMARVVISGPFGELATEAAVSSAVSLQYPYLFSNKSNQLLCDRGQKLAEGTVKALTRSKSRELASKLRYSQESEATGEREGIPEIAEPSKENAVRAHEQQQEPVTEGSPIDASLQEACSPDSMLLPTSLCMDRLLRVDRDSLITEQERDPSLSKLHFIAKEGIARRNVTLHHKGGLLYRHYRDKKGKTLDQLVVPEKYRSDLLGLCHGNSWSGHLGVNKTKERLLGEYYWPGCFRDAERYVQSCDACQRTGKPGERWKAPLKLVPLISEPFRRLVIDTVGPLPRTKSGYKYVLTMICPTTKFPEAVPLKELSSAEIVDDAWEQLHDSGKTDSEGFVKAVGTLLPPAEDRPDRSGPDVGTEPVLAFADETLPQQTVDSNEVEPSQAGGTAELSGAQKFRAEQHEDETLRQAWQNAKQGKAGTLVSKDFCPLDLARSIVERDPLLDHPDPRVANGQPPHPLPSVGLDCKERSLLLRLRDRHGGGFPHLGSPQLFSGHHPAKAFQPLLSLLEATGLSGRL